GGTTTTAAGTGGTACTTCTATGATTTGAATCTCAAAGTTGACTTACATTTGTATCACTATTTCTCTCTgacttattattttcttaattaccAAAACGtcacaaaaaacaacaacaacaatattattttcttcccCTTCTTATATGATtaaattcttgaagaaaaaaatgtgtgtatttttttcaagaaaaaaattaagggTTTCTTGAAAATGATTCAAGGGACAAATAGTACTACTCAATATTTCCCTAATAGTACTAATAATCCACAAAACTTACCTTTATATTCATCAATTCATCATCATAATATTCAAGAAGatatgttttcttcttcttcttttttagtcCATAATGCTCATcaacaaaattcttttttattcaACTTATCTCTTCTCAAAGAGAAAGTTCATCAAGTTCAATCACTTGCCACCATGTTTATTTCTCCTACTAATCAAACTATAATCCATCAACCTCCTGAGTCAACGTCTATGGCTATCGCGAGTATTGGAACTTTGATCCAAGAAATCATTACGATTTCTTCTTCTCTCATGTTTTCTTGCCAAAAGATTGCACTTGACCCTAGTTCAGTCAGTCAGAATTCAAATAGATTTCGCGAACCATCTCAAATGATCAAGATTCAAGATGATGGTCTAGTTGATCATTTGCTTCAAGATTATAATTGGTATGAAGAGAATTACAATTCTTGTAACACTCATGAAGATAACAAAAATCATGTTACTAATAATAGCACTATTATAGCTAGTACTATTATTAGTCATGATGATGATCATAGTAAAGAATTTGGAAAAAGGGAATTATTATTGAGTACTTCAAAAGGGAAAGTTGTGAATGAAGATACTTATGATATTATTGAGTTGAATGCATCTGATTTATTGGCAAAGTATACACACTATTGTCAAATTTGTGGAAAAGGGTTTAAAAGGGATGCTAATTTGAGAATGCATATGAGGGCTCATGGAGATGAATATAAGTCTAGTGCTGCATTGAGTAATCCTTTGAAGAAAAACAATGATTCAACGAACGATGGATTAATGTCTAATTCCATTAGTAACAAGATTAAATATTCGTGTCCACAAGAAGGATGTAGGTGGAACAAGAAACACGCCAAGTTTCAACCATTGAAATCAATGGTGTGTGTTAAGAATCACTACAAGAGAAGTCATTGTCCTAAAATGTATGTGTGCAAGAGATGCAACAAGAAGAATTTTTCTGTGTTGTCTGATCTTAGAACTCATGAGAAACATTGTGGTGATTTGAAATGGCAATGTTCATGTGGTACTACTTTTTCAAGAAAAGATAAACTTATGGGGCATGTTTCTTTATTTGTTGGACACACTCCACTTATAAAACAAAGTGCAAGCTAGCTAGtactacaacaacaacgacgACAACATATTCAGTACTGTATTCTCACACGTACTGGAAGGATAAAATGTACGCATGCCTTAATTGCTCCTACCTCATGGAGGTAAAGATGATTGTTTACAACTATCCCTGGCTCATATGAGCTAGCTAGCTAGtagattttataatttacttagtTGGTTTATTTGTAAGGTAATGCACCTATTTTTTGTTGCAAAATGTTGATGTGCTTGTAATTTGATAAATCAATGTGAAAATTAGTTATCCTAGCTTGAAAGATATATTATGCCCTTGTGAAATATGATAAATAGTACTAACTAGTTATAGCATAGCTTTGTAACCTTATATAGTTTATTTTCAATGTCATTAAGATGGTGGTGAGATTTGAATTCAGATTAATATATATATctcaccatatatatatatctatctcaccatatatatatatatatatatatatatatatatgtgaccACCTAATGATGAAAAAACTTAAACAAGATATAAAAATGACTCATATATTAACTTAATAATTAGTTGTGTTGTAAGTCACCTTTTTTTGGTTACAAAATGTGATGTACTTTGATGAATATATAAATCATCCTTGGCATGTATATGTTGTAATGCaccttttttttcctccaaaaATCTACTCTCGAAATCATTAATTCATTGCTTAATTGGCCATAGATAACACAATTTTTTGATAGTATACGTACATTCATAATCCATCATTAAATATATTTAGCGAtgaattttattataaatttagcTAGAATTTGTTGATCgctaatttatatttttttagtgaTACCTGTGCTTTTGGAGACATAACGAATGAGCAAAAGAACTATTCCCTCTACTCCAAGTAAATTGatattttagcctttaaaaGTTTATCCTCTAGGGGTATTTTAGTGATAAATTCTATAGGAACGTGAAATGCTCAAATAGTATGAAATTCAATTTGCATTAAAGCCACATTTTCCCTTTCCCACCTAATTGCAAATATGGATTTCAATGATAACATATTTGGTGTAATTTCACACGTGGTGTTTGAGGAGAGTAGAGTTTACGTAGATACATTTTCCCGTTCCCATCCAATTGAAAATATAGATTtcaacaacatattcagtgtAATTCCACACGTAGTGTTTGAAGAAAACAGATCTTACTCCTACCTCGTGCAGAGATAGAGAAAATCTTTTCGATTGACCGTCGgcttaaaatatggattttacTAAATCCGAAATTCCAAATTTTTCTTACATCTCACAGAGCCTTAATCTACCGTTAATTCCTCCTTTCAATCAAACGGCAAATATCCACGATCCGCGcaaactacatccaaccaataaAACACCTCCACGTGGATCCCATAGCTCAAAGGTAACAAAATCTTAACCGTCCGTTTTACATTCACATCAACGGCCCAAATTCACGATCTGCGTCACTCTAAACCAACCAATAAAAACTCACACCCCCAAAAAATCAAACTCTATATAAATCTCcgccttttcttcttcttccctccATTCACAAACTCAAATTCCtcaattcaaaactcatttttacTCAAAACCCATTTTCAGATTCTGAATTTTAGTTCCAATGGCACCAAAAGCAGAGAAGAAGCCAGCAGAGAAGAAGCCAACAGAGGAGAAAAAGGCAGAAAAAACACCAAAAGCGGGGAAGAAATTACCAAAAGAAACGGGTTCTTCTGGTGCtgataagaagaagaagagatcaAAAAAGAGTGTTGAAACTTACAAGATCTATATCTTCAAAGTTCTGAAACAAGTTCACCCAGATATTGGGATATCAAGCAAAGCTATGGGGATTATGAACAGttttattaatgatatatttGAGAAGCTTGCTCAGGAGTCATCAAGATTGGCTAGGATTAATAAGAAGCCTACTATTACTTCAAGGGAAATTCAAACTGCTGTTAGGCTTGTTTTGCCTGGTGAGTTGGCTAAACATGCTGTTTCTGAAGGAACTAAGGCTGTTACTAAGTTTACTAGTTCTTAAATGATACGAGTGTTTGGAGttgttggttttttttttgtggaatGTAAAGGGTAGTGCTTTTGTTTGGTTGGAAAAAATGGTAGATTTGTAGCATTTGGTACCTGAATGATTCTGTAATGAATATGAATGAATGGTTTTTTTAAACTTCATGTTATACTCTCTCCGTCCCTTTTTACCTAGTCAATTTTCCAAATTTCTTAAAGTTCTAGTTTGACTatagattttgaagttgaaattttgaaaaagaatCTTCAATACAGAGAGAAATTGAACAAAACTTTCTAGCATGTATTGCTACAAATATCTGTTAACTATACATGCATAGGAATAATACACTGTAATATTCTATTTTTATACAACTATAATTCTAatttctagagagaaaaagagtgTATAGGTGCTAAAAGGGGAATACCCTATATGGCTTTTAGTCAATTTCAGCATGTATGTAATCAACAAAGGCGAAATTCTTCTGTAGTTCGTGTAGAATGTATGCCAATCCAGCACTTAGAATTGCTAACGAACCCAATATAATGCGTAGGTTGACATCTGCAGGAATGCCTGCAGTTGCACAGCACAACACTACTGCGCCAATTAGAAACTTCTGCAGTTTCTCG
This region of Solanum dulcamara chromosome 9, daSolDulc1.2, whole genome shotgun sequence genomic DNA includes:
- the LOC129903890 gene encoding protein SENSITIVE TO PROTON RHIZOTOXICITY 2, which produces MIQGTNSTTQYFPNSTNNPQNLPLYSSIHHHNIQEDMFSSSSFLVHNAHQQNSFLFNLSLLKEKVHQVQSLATMFISPTNQTIIHQPPESTSMAIASIGTLIQEIITISSSLMFSCQKIALDPSSVSQNSNRFREPSQMIKIQDDGLVDHLLQDYNWYEENYNSCNTHEDNKNHVTNNSTIIASTIISHDDDHSKEFGKRELLLSTSKGKVVNEDTYDIIELNASDLLAKYTHYCQICGKGFKRDANLRMHMRAHGDEYKSSAALSNPLKKNNDSTNDGLMSNSISNKIKYSCPQEGCRWNKKHAKFQPLKSMVCVKNHYKRSHCPKMYVCKRCNKKNFSVLSDLRTHEKHCGDLKWQCSCGTTFSRKDKLMGHVSLFVGHTPLIKQSAS
- the LOC129903892 gene encoding histone H2B.2, translating into MAPKAEKKPAEKKPTEEKKAEKTPKAGKKLPKETGSSGADKKKKRSKKSVETYKIYIFKVLKQVHPDIGISSKAMGIMNSFINDIFEKLAQESSRLARINKKPTITSREIQTAVRLVLPGELAKHAVSEGTKAVTKFTSS